Proteins found in one Candidatus Obscuribacterales bacterium genomic segment:
- a CDS encoding DUF3747 domain-containing protein, which produces MAIKSLLHRISTVTAIAGTMAGTLLISAPALASIFGQQEVDQSRFVAIASPIGGGSSHQLLIVEQVSTTRQCWSEQGSNPTIIDPLLLSFDFTGICGRSTDSNGYSIRIAGEDLGVQYSLRVVRRGGDMVLVGVPFSRSAGQEYEIGRANGVTTDFAKITLDPGWRFAKRTYEGRTLGHVYITRDTAPPTTPTTPPVVTPPVVTPPTTPPTTPPTTPPVVTPPTTPAFSDIAGDIYAADIQLAVGRGFISGFLEDNTFRPRASLTREQLVSIVIEALDTLPDVNLALPTQVGSNPYRDVSASRWSAAKIQFARDNNIISGYQDGSFRPGQAVTRAELMAVLRRAAEYGQTLQGDDPTLVGNTAATSFTDISGHWGSSLITQMSTYCGVASPLNETGQRFSPDQAALRNYATAATVRMLRCLED; this is translated from the coding sequence ATGGCTATAAAATCCCTTCTTCATCGCATCTCCACAGTTACAGCCATTGCCGGCACCATGGCAGGCACCCTGCTGATATCTGCCCCTGCCCTAGCGTCTATTTTTGGACAGCAGGAAGTTGATCAAAGCCGATTTGTGGCGATCGCTTCTCCCATTGGCGGCGGCAGTTCTCACCAGTTGCTGATTGTTGAACAAGTGTCCACAACGCGGCAATGTTGGAGCGAGCAGGGCAGTAATCCCACGATTATCGATCCTCTCCTGCTGTCGTTTGACTTTACGGGCATCTGTGGCCGCAGCACCGATAGTAACGGCTACTCGATTCGTATTGCCGGGGAAGACTTGGGTGTTCAGTACAGCCTGCGGGTGGTGCGTCGGGGTGGAGATATGGTGCTGGTGGGCGTGCCCTTCAGTCGCTCAGCAGGCCAAGAGTATGAAATTGGCCGCGCCAATGGCGTCACCACCGACTTTGCCAAAATTACCCTCGATCCTGGCTGGCGGTTTGCGAAGCGCACCTATGAAGGCCGCACCTTGGGGCATGTCTACATCACTCGGGATACTGCACCACCGACCACGCCCACCACACCGCCGGTTGTGACACCGCCAGTTGTAACACCACCGACCACGCCTCCTACGACGCCACCGACCACACCGCCGGTCGTGACACCCCCCACGACGCCTGCCTTCAGTGATATTGCTGGAGATATTTATGCAGCGGATATTCAGCTTGCGGTTGGACGTGGGTTTATTTCAGGATTTTTGGAAGATAACACCTTCCGTCCTCGCGCGTCCTTGACCCGCGAACAGTTGGTCTCCATTGTGATTGAGGCGCTCGATACGTTGCCCGATGTGAACTTGGCGCTGCCAACTCAGGTTGGTAGTAATCCCTATCGAGATGTGAGTGCGTCTCGCTGGAGTGCAGCTAAGATTCAATTTGCCCGCGATAACAATATTATCAGCGGCTATCAAGACGGTAGCTTCCGCCCTGGTCAAGCGGTGACGCGGGCTGAGCTGATGGCGGTGTTGCGCCGTGCGGCTGAATATGGGCAAACGCTCCAAGGTGACGATCCTACGCTAGTCGGCAATACGGCGGCGACGAGCTTTACCGATATCTCCGGGCATTGGGGCTCAAGCTTGATTACCCAGATGTCTACCTACTGCGGTGTTGCTTCACCGCTCAACGAAACTGGGCAACGGTTCAGCCCCGACCAAGCGGCACTACGTAACTACGCCACGGCGGCGACGGTGCGGATGCTGCGCTGTTTGGAAGACTAG
- a CDS encoding DUF3887 domain-containing protein: MKRYLPVIVIAAALLGGIAPAQAQSVPAGESAAVDLVAQGADVTAIAETFIESLASGDYATALQSYDPAIRTTLTVESLAQQWNDLIASTGAYEGPVAATVDNSGDAPVVIMTGQFENGPRDLFILFNSNNQIISMDAMEF; encoded by the coding sequence ATGAAAAGATACTTGCCCGTTATCGTGATTGCTGCTGCTCTTCTAGGTGGCATCGCTCCAGCTCAGGCTCAATCCGTTCCCGCTGGAGAATCTGCGGCGGTTGACTTGGTGGCCCAAGGTGCTGATGTCACAGCGATCGCTGAAACCTTTATTGAGTCATTAGCGAGCGGTGACTACGCGACTGCCCTGCAAAGCTACGATCCGGCCATTCGCACCACCCTCACCGTTGAAAGCCTAGCTCAGCAATGGAACGATCTCATTGCTAGTACCGGTGCCTATGAAGGCCCCGTTGCCGCAACGGTGGACAACTCCGGCGATGCACCGGTAGTGATTATGACCGGTCAGTTTGAGAATGGCCCTCGCGACCTGTTTATCTTGTTTAACAGCAATAATCAGATCATCAGTATGGATGCTATGGAATTTTAG